The window CTGGCTTTGAGGGATTTGCTATAACCAACTCTCCATCTTCACCAATAAAATCTACGATCGTCTGTTTTTCTCTTTGTCCAAGAAGAAAAGGCCTTATCCGACAATACACTCTAATATTTCCTGTTCAAATAAATTTAGATcgaatttaataatttgtacTTGCATACAATGTAATATGAAATATGGCCAAAATAAGTAGTGTCACCTTTTAATTCTTGAATCTCATTAAACAACTTCCTGTTTTCAGCAAGAACTGAATTATAGTTTTCAGACGCATCTGCTATTACTTTGAGCTTTACTCCTAAGCAAGGTAAAGTTAATTTATGAGAAACTAACATCACAAACAGCATAAAAATACttgaatttcaaataattatccCTACCCAGGTGATTAAATTCCTCGGAATAGCTCTTTTGTGCTTTCATAATTTCTTGTTTAATGGATGTAAAAGCGAACCTCAATTCCTGTATGTTTCATAAAGTTAGAAGTTAAACATCACTCCATTCAAAGCTAAAAGAATATTCTCACTTAAAAGCATACCTGTAGTGCACCAAACTGAAATTCCATATTGCTTAGGTAGATTTGCTCTTTCTGATTCCATCTCTGATATTTTGATTCAGAGTATGACTCAAGCTTTTTCATCTCATTTTTAGAATCTTCTAAAAGGTGCTCAAGTTCTTTTAATCTCTCCTCAAGAGTTGTTTTAGCATCCTTAGCTTGTGTGTCCATTTGCGAGCAGTGCAATTCATATGCCTTTTTGGCTACTTCAAGTTCTTGCTTCAATGTTGAAATTTCAAGATTGTTGTTCTCATTCTCTTTCGTCAATTTAACCAAATCTTCCTCCtcaaatttcttcttttcttccattTTGGTCCTCTCTGTCTACAAAACATCCATAATagaattattgtaaaaaatatgcATACAAAATAAGATccataataaaattattgtaaaaaatatgcATGCAACATAAGATCGTTGTCAAATGTCAACGTCTTTTCACAAGTAACACATTTATCGCATGCTCTAACAAGTTTTAAGTGTCAATGAAAAATTAGATTATTGTACATTAGATGATACAAGCAGttcaagttaaaaataaaaaagagttacaTGCTTTATTTTCTCTAAACTGTACCTTTATATGCTGAAGCTGGTTCATAACAATctgcaatgaaaaaaaaaaaaaaaatttagaaaagaaaattatttgcatGAACAATAACAATAAAGCCTTAGTTCCAAAACTTTGGGATCAGCTATATAGTACAATAGATTTATTAGGGTTGGTCACACAATAAAAAATGACTCACATATATGTCAGTCAAAGTCCAACTTGCTGACTTATATTATTCACCATACCTGGCTCTCTTCACTAGTCCCTGATGCAAGGGTTTCAAGTACTCTGATCCTAGACTGGTATTTCTCTTCACGAGTCTTAAAAAGATTATTTTGCTGTAGgcacaaaaacataaagaaattaaCAAGGTGATAGAAAAAAACtgtaagatattaaaaaaataaccataAGTCATGTTACAGTTCTTAAGTGTTCTGCTTGGGTTGATATGCGTCGCTCAATCTCCTGCACAACTTTCCTCAAAAGGCATGCCACACGCTGAGCAATGACAATAGTGTTAGAACACAGTTctagaattatattatgcatgcACATATGAAAATACATGCTAatggacatatatatatatatatatatactaaactCATCACACGTGcaataatattcttttttatttatttttagagttataatatttaaaagtgatatataaataacagtgtgtatatatatatatatatattgttttttttaaagaggtAAGGTAAAgtagaataatattttaaaatgagatAGAAATCATGTCCTAAATTTTAGGCCGAATTGAGAAGATAAAGGAAATAGCCTAAAACTTAGGAACAGTAAATTACTTTCTTAaccaatttgtattttttaatttaaaattatttaactataagataggggtattttagagagtttaagattTTGTGTAAGAAAAATTTAGTACACAAAATGttgaaaatcaaataaagaaacCTGTTATtaatagtgtgtatatatatatatatatatatacttatgcattaataatattcaaacaCGTATTTCCTCCGGTGGACGTACATAAGGTATTTCACCATTCTTTCTTTCAACGCTTTCATCCAGAATTCCATTCACAACGCTCAAAAGTGATTGAGTTGGGGCATTCTGCAACAAGAGATGCTGAAACACATTAAAAAGACATTAAATTTAAAGGACCAAGAAAAGGAATTTTAAAACTGACCAAATATCAAGGTTATCTGACAAGAAAAAGATCTCAAGAATTTACATCTAGACTGTTTGATTTCATCATCTCTGAAATTTTTGCAGCAGGAAGGTCTGCATATCGTCCTGGTTTGACTTGAAACACTTCATGGAACTTATGTCCTCCACTACTATGTACTGTTGCAGCAAATGGCTCTGTTTGATACCGAAAATCATGAACATAAACTACTTGAATAAACAAAACAGAATGATAAAAAGGACACCAATATTATAGCTAATGTTTAAACATAGGGAAACTTGCACTCATTGTTCACACAACATTAAATCAGCTTGAGATTTATTCATGTTCAATATTTTGTAAGCGTGCAAGCTAAAAGAGGATTAGTTGTGAAATCTTGAAACTTATGTACACATAgttacacatacacacacaggGGGAGGGGGGAAGAGGGATAGAGAGAGAACAATTTTACCTGACATGATAGGACTACGCGAAGTACGTTGAAGTTTAGACTCAGAGACAGCCTTCAATCTATCTTCTCCAGTCAAAGCAGGAAATTGTCCACGTGGAGATCCACTTCCACGAGGAGATCCACTTCCACGAGGGCTTCCAGATTTAGATTTTGTAGTGATAGTTGGCTTATATTGTGCTCTAAGTGTTAAAAGGCAATCAATAACACTCTTCATAGAGCCCTGCAtaatataactcaaaaatgaGAGAGGGGCTAGAAAAGTAAGATCGATCTCTAAGCAAAGACTAACAAGTGGATGGAAACTATAACATTTGTATGaatgatttcctttttttttttatttatttattttttatagatatacATGTAAGAATCAATATATGACAACAAAGATAGAATGCTTGCGTTACACACTCACACATGGCAACATATTTACTTAGAGCACAAATTTTATGACTTGCTCAAATTTCATAACCTAATACCGTGATATGTGTACATCACTATATCACAAAGCAAGCATGTGTCTGTATGCATTTACTAGTTAAATACCTTCTCTAAGTCTGACTCCTTGAAGCTGGGAATCCCCAAGTTTCCCATTGCTGCCAGaaaccttttaattttttgtgtgctCAATACTGTTGACTGATTGGAATCACCTACCTGCAATGGAAAATGAATGTTAGAATTAGAAACCTAACAACCAATTTCCAATTTATAGTATGACTtggttaaagaaaaatttagaaagtTTTCAACAACCTCATTCACATAACCAATTCTCAGCATATTCAAGATCCGACACAAAATAGTACCATCAATCAAGCACATTCTCAAGTCTTCATCTGAAGCATTTAGTGGTAAGTTTAGATCAGGGAGGGTATTATTCAGCCACTCCAATAATATTGCTCGCTGCTTAGctggaaaaaagaaatagaagggaaaaaaaaaattagtttataaaTAAAGATGAGCAAATAAGTGAAGAGGGAGAAATCATCTTTCTTTACCTTCACCCTCGTcattattatttactatttgttCAGAAATATCCCCATTAGCTGCTACATTTGAGCTGCTAAacccttcattttcttttgttgactGATCCAATGTGGATTTCATGGTGAGATGCTTAAGCAGGGCATCTAGAGTCGGAGCTCGATTATGAAAACAGGGAAAATTTGATTTTCCACTGCTTCACAAAAGAAGTCCTGAAATACGAAAAGATGGTAAATTTCTATTCCCCTCTCAAAACAACTTGTCAAaacacccccaccccccccaaaaaaaaaaaaaaaaacaaaataaaaagtaaaagaaaaaagaatcatgTTGTTGACAGTATGAATTATACCAAGAAGATGCAATAGGCTACATAATGAAACGATTTGCTACCAGTAACTTGGCTAGTGAAATCTTTtactcaaacaaataaatagcaattttttttggttaactcaaactcataaaatttatattcagAACATTAATAACTAAACTTTCCCACTTTTTTGAATCAGTTGCTTCCTGAAGCTCTCTGCAGAATACAGTCTATGGATTTCCCTTAATTTCACAAACTTCTTTTGTTACAACTTTCAAACACATAAAACTTTTGTTTGAACATTTTGCTTTGCCAACACTGGTTTTTGAATATAGTTAAGTCATGCACTAAGTACTTGTTGAGATATAGCACAGCTAATAAGTTTATTGAGATTTTTGGTTTCTCCATTATCCATTCAAAAGACAAGCTCAGAAACATGTGCACGTACGCACATTTTAGCATTTGTATGTATGTCATTGATAGCGAAAATTAACTCACCTCAGCTGCATATGGCAGAAACTTTTTCACAGAACTTTGAATAATTGCAGTAAAAGTATGACACTGACCATTAAGAGAAACTGCAAAGCAAAGTATGGCCTCTCAATTTGCTAAGACTTTACAAGCTGTAAACGAACTTTACAAGCTTCAGgggaaaaagatttaaaaaaaattaaaaaactgcTACAACTGCACTCGAATCACAACTGGGGATGTTTAaggtttcataaaaaaaaaaaaaggtcctaaTCAAAGCACAAAACTCCCGTTTTTGCAGGTTCTGGGAGAGGTGATTGGATGCTCAAGGTTTCATATGGAGCAAAAATTCAAATTGCAAGAAATATTTTGacattacaataatttttatgtgtGCGTTTGCAAAGGGAAAATGAAGGAGGAACCAATTCCAAAGGGAAAAAACTTCAACCagattaaatccaaaaaaacatCAAAAGCTTGGAATTGGATAATAAAACAGACATTTGAAATGCCAAGAGACCATATCCcacaattttgaaaatacaaTGAGCCCAATTCAAGATTTACACAACAAATCAACATCCTCCATCCCCTCATAGCAGGAATATGTCACAACCCCACATGCATGGACACGAACTAGAGCATTAACATTAAACCCAGATACCAAACAATGGTCCCAAGAATGTACAATAAAACAACAAGGTAATATAATGTTCATGaaacaattaaaatcaaaatggCACACATAAATTCTTGTAAACAATTAACatccaaaaaatgaaaagaaatttaaaaacatatatatgcaAACAAAAACCAACCTGAGGAAACCCCAAGGTATGAGCGATGAGCTATGCACGTTGATAAATGTTAAGGGTAAATTAAGGTTAGTCACGTAAGGATATAGAGAGACAGCTTTTGTTTCCTATTTAATTTTAGTGAGTTTTTATGGCTCTGTATTGTTCTGTATTCGTTGTACCGTTGGCATTGTAATGAAAATTGAGAGGTCCGTGAAAATGGGAGCACAACACTCTCTACGTCTCGATCATATAGTTTGGGAACTTTGCCATGTGTCTCAAACCCCGAGAGTGACGCTCTGTCTCCTGTTCTGTGATACCTTTGTTGTCAGTGAAATGTGGAAATTTCTCTGCTATCTATGGTCCTATATTAGCTGGGTACAACAAATCTAGGCACTGTGGGAGTTTAAGCTTGCttggtttctttcttcttctttgttagGATAAAATTCATGTTGGAGTCTTAGCTCACGAGTATTGATGCTTAGAACATTCACAATGgtttatctaaatttttggaGAAGTGTTATGCCCTtaacaattttataacaaattttaggtggtaagttgttagAAGTTTTAACTAGAACCCatcactgaaattacttttttgctcatcagtaataatagtaataacttgcaatttaagatttattattttttagaactcTCACATCATTTTATTTATCCTATacttttcattaattaaaatattatttctttatttctatattattatttcttcCACTTTTCAAACACACCCATTTTTCTTTATATCAATTACCAagacacaaaaaataataaaatatggaTTTGGGGAATGCACAATATTTCATCCCTATAGTAAAATGTTAACTTAGGGGATTTAAGGTAAACCTGGCAAAATTGGACTTGGACTCATTATTCGAACCCGAACCGGAGGGAAATTGCCCAACTCGAACCCAATAAATTTTTACGTGAGGTAAAAATGAATTGACACATACTCAACTTGTTTTTTCCTGGGTTAGGTTGGGTCAACCCTTTTGACTCACAACTAGacccatttttaaaaatttattttttatttatttttatttttaattagaccatataagatagaaattaaaTCACTCAAGATGTTAAACTAAGTAAAAGTAACATGACGATAGTCTTCCAAAGGTAATGATTACATTGAATCAAATAACAACCACTTGAGTTGTAACAAGATTTCAAAGAAATTGAGTTGTAATGCATTCTCTTGCTAAAAGGGCAAATCTCTTTGCCTAATTTACTTTTCTGGATGGAAGATGTGCAACTAGaaatttttaatgttgtttaagCCAATTTGGCATCTTTGATTTAATGAAATTGATGTATTTCTTCTCCCCCACACCTCTCGCGTGAAAAAAAACACCCTTTCGTGCGATAAAAGGCTCAAAGTATTAGTTTAAACCCtaaatttatgtaataaaacCATGAAATCCTTGCCATTGTTAGTCTTATCTACTACAAATGAACCAACATCTCTTTCACCTAATTTTCATGGTGATAATATCATTAGTGACGTTTCAATTGTATAAACtgaaaaatttatgtattttttaggtatatatatatatatatatttttttttttttacatttagttatttctttttgttgcatgtaaaaaaaaagggttggcCCATAACCTGACTAACACAACCCGTTCACAGCCCACTTTTTACCTGAACTAGATTAACCTTGACCTGTTTGCCGGGCCTATGTGTAAGGAAGCCAATGGGAGGATTTTTTGGGGTTCATTCCCTAAATTGATCTTTTACCCTATTTTAGGGAGACTAAAATGACTGCTCTTGTGATTTTAATATCACTGTTGCCTATTGCCTCTCTTAAATCACAACTTTCAAAATCGGCATCCAAAACAGGATGGTTGAGAGGATATCGTGGATTGGATCATAAGATCATATCATAATATAAATCCTTatcaattacaatttgttaTGTATTTGTTTGACTTTCCTTTGAAAATAACcgaagtttaaaatgaaaataaaataaaataaaatcatacatATGACATACCATGATTGGTAtagatttttctcaaaaaagaaaagaaaaggtagagATGATTAGTATTCATCATATTGAGAAAGATAAAATTCTACTTTTCTTAAAGAGGGAAAATCATCAATTAATTCAAAAAAGTAAATGTGACACAAACTAATTAGAAAAGGTAATATTAATTGCTAATtaccaaataaacaaatgaaagtttttgaaagttttaaacCGTTAGCACTCATACTGTCCATTGGAAAGAGAAAGAGCAAGTTTAATAAATATCCAAGAGAAAATGGAAAAGTTAGGAGTCCTATAACTTAATTGACACTTTCTGTTGTTTGCAATAGAGACGTCCATTGTTCAAATACTTCATcctccaactatcaaattatcacacacacagagagagagagagagagagagagagagagagagagagagagagagagagagagagagagagagagagagagagagagagagagagagagagagagagagcaacaaCTTAAAATAATTGGCAATAAATTGATGGGGGTTATTACACTCCTCTCCCTTGAGGTTTGTGAGAATGACACTCCACCcaaacttgaaggaaaaaaacatTCTCCTCCTTTAAGGTTTGAAGAAATTAACACTTCCCCCTccaatttgtttatatatatttagaatccTCTTATGTTTATATTAGTAATGAAATAgtctaaatttttataagaatctCTTTATAAGTTTAATCacaattagtaaaaaaatgaCTGataagtttagaaaaaaaaaaaaaaaaaaatcaaataccaGAACATTTGTAACAACAAATTTCTtcataagtttttgaaaaaagaaaaagaaaagaaaaattcacactaatattttaaaatacactttGTAAGGACAGTATTTGGATTAGACCCAGTATGGGATTGGGTTTAAAcccaacaagcccaaacaatgaatttataaaacatgggtgaaagaactagttctacTCTAAAAGATGGACCATAAAAATTGTTGAATTAAGATTGTTAAGCACAAGTAAAGTAAGAAAATCTGTTCTCGGCCCAGCCTGAGAAACTTATCTTATAATATCTTGATGATGAATACAGTTACAAGAATCCACAATGTTATCGCctagattttatgatttttttctcAGTTCCCTTTTTAGGTCACCTTCCCATGCTATATATTACAATCTTGGTATTATTCTTACCATACATGTGTGGTTTGGATTCTAGGAGCTctttcttgtcccatccaacacctcctagAACCATTaaatagtagctgtaaggctgcttggtcactgttcaggtattacctccacattaatgcagtcaGAAAGttagttgggaggcatttaatgcggaggtagcagcttttgaagatatttgttgcctccctATACTTACCCCTTGTCCAACGTCCAACTCctagttgtgatgtaactttgAAGAAGGTCTAGGGTGATATGACACTCTTACTGACCTCGGATCCTTATTCTCGAGATGGCTTTTCTCCTCGTATGTGTGTTGAACTTATCTCGTAgtatctttatttttctctttatatcaTTCCCATTATATCCTCATTTGGCCATTCTCGGATTAGTTAATGTCCTTGGATTGGGTCATAGGCCCAATTCATACAGCTTTAATAGTACCTCCTGACTAACTGGCCCCCACacactttatttaaaattttaaaacaataaattttaattatgaaataagataattttggaAACCTCTCCTTAAACAAATGGGTAGGTTAGTATgcaacatttttaatttttaatttttttcggAACTAATCTCCGCCCACGGTGTGCGCCTGAAAATAGTAGGGGAGTTTCCGTGTAGCATGCACTATTGCCAAAATGGCCTTCTCCAGTGATAAATATCGAACCTCGGCTTCGTGAAGcgacttgcttacgtaataGACTGGTCTTTGGATATCACCGTCTActcgtataaaaaaaaaaaaaaaaacttactgtGTGAGAGGCTACTGCCAGGTAAGCAAACAAAACCTCGTCCACTTCGGGattggacatgatgggtggccgAGACAGGTACTCTTTAAGCTGTTGAAAGGCTAAAGCACACTCCTtagtccattcaaatcctttccacttatGCAGTAAAAGGATAAAGGGTCTGTACCTATCTACTGACCTGGATATAAATCGGTTCAAAGTAGCAGTCATCCCGGTCAGTTTCTGGACCTCTTTAGGATTCCGAGGTGCTCGTAAGCCAttaatggccttaatctgatTTGAATTTACTTTGATTCCCCTGTGACTCACTATGTATCCCAAAAACTTTCTCGAACTTACACCAAAGGAACACTTGGATGCATTTAGGCACAACTTATGCTTCCTCAGAACTTCAAAAACGTTTGTGAGGTCTTTCACGTGCCTTAACGCTACCTTgctctttacaaccatatcatcgatatagaCTTCAATGCTCCTGCCTAgctgtggttcgaacattttagtcatcattTGCTGATAAGTAGACcttgcatttttcaaaccaaagggcatcactttgtagtgatagtttccaataggagtgacaaaagctgtcttttccTGATCGTTCAATGCTAatggtatttggtgatatctttgaaaggcatctaaaaagctcatccgaggatgacctaccgtcgcatccaccaactgatctatccgaggcatagggaaaggATCTTTGGGACAGGTTTTATTGAGATCcgtgaaatccac of the Quercus robur chromosome 10, dhQueRobu3.1, whole genome shotgun sequence genome contains:
- the LOC126703342 gene encoding kinesin-like protein KIN-14C; the protein is MKSTLDQSTKENEGFSSSNVAANGDISEQIVNNNDEGEAKQRAILLEWLNNTLPDLNLPLNASDEDLRMCLIDGTILCRILNMLRIGYVNEVGDSNQSTVLSTQKIKRFLAAMGNLGIPSFKESDLEKGSMKSVIDCLLTLRAQYKPTITTKSKSGSPRGSGSPRGSGSPRGQFPALTGEDRLKAVSESKLQRTSRSPIMSEPFAATVHSSGGHKFHEVFQVKPGRYADLPAAKISEMMKSNSLDNAPTQSLLSVVNGILDESVERKNGEIPYRVACLLRKVVQEIERRISTQAEHLRTQNNLFKTREEKYQSRIRVLETLASGTSEESQIVMNQLQHIKTERTKMEEKKKFEEEDLVKLTKENENNNLEISTLKQELEVAKKAYELHCSQMDTQAKDAKTTLEERLKELEHLLEDSKNEMKKLESYSESKYQRWNQKEQIYLSNMEFQFGALQELRFAFTSIKQEIMKAQKSYSEEFNHLGVKLKVIADASENYNSVLAENRKLFNEIQELKGNIRVYCRIRPFLLGQREKQTIVDFIGEDGELVIANPSKPGKDSHRLFKFNKVFGLAATQEEIFSDIQPLIRSVLDGFNVCIFAYGQTGSGKTFTMTGPTGATKENWGVNYRALNDLFDISQSRRSALTYEMGVQMIEIYNEQVRDLLSTDSSQKKLGILTQLQPNGLAVPDASMQPVNSTSDVMEIMDVGLRNRAVGATALNERSSRSHSVVTVNVRGKDLKTGAALLGNLHLVDLAGSERVDRSEVTGDRLREAQHINKSLSALGDVIFALAQKSPHVPYRNSKLTQVLQSALGGQAKTLMFVQLNPDVNSYSESLSTLKFAERVSGVELGAARSNKEGRDVRELMEQVASLKSTIAKKDEEIEQLQLRKGLKSVHPGSNGEMRGTAMRYASSSPRRETVGGTTPPSQKPLGGKGLAMKSASDPDFYSEQSDKHSEDDFQNSMDDFKYQNELVRQSKVAGDTEIIGLGDADYDERSSEISDGGLSMGTDTDGSVESAFTSETTKRSDIPEKPKLKKLPPKVSRAPLKPGRTASPTTSKSKPSPKMSPNFKKTGDTSALKPPIIKRWV